One window of Trifolium pratense cultivar HEN17-A07 linkage group LG5, ARS_RC_1.1, whole genome shotgun sequence genomic DNA carries:
- the LOC123886622 gene encoding uncharacterized protein LOC123886622, with the protein MKKIAKKIKGKRKQRYKKSAEKKGPRTGEAYQAEIPPLTLNYDCNYSLEIPNETLETNNFYKYSNDTWNKIEEASLMLGLYIFGKNFAQVKRFIGSKTIGDIQTFYYTKFYKSEDHKRWKVYRKAREEKYVYRQTLFTTPTHQYLLSRLLNKDYAECCEKLLQDFKNFQENKWSLEDYVIALKDLVGLEALVNVVGIGKEDDLSNLTANSMKDLLAKVVTHPELIKDLASQNGSNESNYVGAMYLDKGSTTVNDFAEIKFDDHENQFSDRHVETLRKSRRLPKPSTKALEAVVDKYKEKTSCKGRRDVETLKKSRRPEKPSMKALEAAVDKYKEETSCKSRRGVETLRKSRRSPKPSTKALEALVDKYEKEKSCKRRQDVETLRKSRRSRKPSMKALEAVVDKYEEEASCKRRRDAETLRKSSKPSKPSMKALEAAVDKYEEVTSCKKRRDAETLRKSRRPPKPSTKALEAVVDKYEEETSCKRRRV; encoded by the exons AAAATcgccaaaaaaatcaaagggaAAAGAAAGCAAAGGTACAAGAAATCAGCTGAAAAAAAGGGTCCTCGAACCGGTGAGGCATACCAAgcagaaattccacctttaacaTTGAATTATGATTGCAACTATTCTCTAGAGATTCCAAATGAAACTTTAGAGACAAATAACTTctacaaatattcaaatgataCTTGGAATAAAATTGAAGAAGCAAGTTTAATGCTTGGCTTGTATATTTTTGGAAAGAACtttgctcaagtgaaaagatTTATTGGTAGCAAAACCATAGGTGATATCCAAACTTTCTACTATACAAAATTCTACAAGTCTGAGGATCACAAAAGGTGGAAAGTCTATAGGAAAGCAAGAGAGGAGAAATATGTTTATAGGCAAACACTTTTTACAACACCAACACATCAATACCTTTTATCTCGTTTACTCAACAAGGATTATGCGGAATGCTGCGAAAAATTACTCCAG GATTTCAAGAATTTTCAGGAAAACAAATGGTCTCTAGAAGATTATGTTATTGCTTTGAAGGATTTGGTTGGACTTGAAGCTCTTGTCAATGTAGTTGGAATTGGAAAAGAAGATGATCTTTCAAATCTTACTGCAAATTCTATGAAAGATCTCCTTGCTAAAGTTGTTACACATCCTGAACTAATAAAAGATCTTGCTTCTCAAAATGGTTCAAATGAATCAAATTATGTTGGCGCCATGTACTTGGATAAGGGGAGCACTACGGTGAATGATTTTGCTGAGATCAAATTTGATGACCATGAGAATCAATTTAGTGATCGACATGTAGAAACTTTGAGAAAGAGTAGAAGACTCCCAAAACCATCAACGAAAGCATTAGAAGCTGTTGTTGATAAGTACAAAGAGAAGACAAGTTGCAAAGGGAGACGAGATGTAGAAACTTTGAAGAAGAGTAGAAGACCTGAAAAACCATCAATGAAAGCATTAGAAGCTGCTGTTGATAAGTACAAAGAGGAGACAAGTTGCAAGAGCAGGCGAGGTGTAGAAACTCTGAGGAAGAGTAGAAGATCCCCAAAACCATCAACAAAAGCACTAGAGGCTCTTGTTGATAAGTACGAAAAGGAGAAAAGTTGCAAGAGGAGGCAAGATGTAGAAACTTTGAGGAAGAGCAGACGATCCCGAAAACCATCGATGAAAGCACTAGAAGCTGTTGTTGATAAGTATGAAGAGGAGGCAAGTTGCAAGAGGAGGCGAGATGCAGAAACTTTGAGGAAGAGTAGTAAACCCTCAAAACCATCAATGAAAGCACTAGAAGCTGCTGTTGATAAGTACGAAGAGGTGACAAGTTGCAAAAAGAGGAGAGATGCAGAAACTTTGAGGAAGAGTAGAAGACCACCAAAACCATCGACGAAAGCACTAGAAGCTGTTGTTGATAAGTATGAAGAGGAGACAAGTTGCAAGAGGAGGCGAGTGTAA
- the LOC123884484 gene encoding uncharacterized protein LOC123884484 has protein sequence MLLFSTTNFLSSFSKWCFNELINQTSRQTRLITTTTTMGQAFRRASGRIRAASETDTSSFSKPKIAVDHRPPSKVATDKPVETSKAAKLESFNDDDRPKANLDNILEERDPKFDAMLGQMLGRITSKPGGKLEMGEASLVEKYNRPMPKLRNTKPNSAQYEERPVAAGTLNVAQVRHIILLHEGKADDHNGPMDVHQIAEKFRVDVGQIQKILQFLSHPPEGRSEDKNKTPR, from the exons ATGCTTCTCTTCTCTACTACAAACTTTCTTTCATCCTTTTCAAAATGGTGTTTCAATGAATTAATCAATCAAACTTCGCGGCAAACAAgattaataacaacaacaacaacaatgggTCAGGCATTTCGTCGAGCATCTGGAAGAATACGAGCCGCATCTGAAACTGACACGTCATCATTCTCCAAACCCAAGATCGCCGTCGACCACCGACCTCCGTCCAAGGTTGCCACCGATAAGCCGGTTGAGACCTCAAAAGCCGCCAAACTAGAATCATTCAACGACG ATGATCGTCCTAAAGCTAATTTGGACAACATCCTGGAAGAAAGAGATCCCAAATTTGATGCTATGCTTGGTCAAATGCTTGGTAGGATTACATCAAAGCCTGGGGGAAAACTTGAAATGGGGGAG GCATCTCTGGTTGAGAAGTATAATAGGCCCATGCCAAAGTTGCGAAATACAAAACCAAATTCTGCTCAATATGAGGAAAGGCCAGTTGCAGCAGGCACTTTGAATGTAGCTCAGGTGCGCCATATCATCCTCTTGCATGAAGGCAAGGCTGATGATCACAATGGCCCTATGGATGTACACCAGATTGCAGAAAAATTCCGGGTTGATGTTGGTCAGATTCAGAAAATCTTGCAATTCCTGTCTCATCCTCCAGAAGGAAGAAGTGAAGATAAGAACAAAACGCCGAGATAA
- the LOC123884483 gene encoding mitochondrial thiamine diphosphate carrier 2-like codes for MEEEEEEETSQWKQAMINSTAGAISGGISRTVTSPLDVIKIRFQVQLEPTSSWPSLRRDLSTPSKYTGMFQATKDIFREEGLRGFWRGNVPALLMVMPYTAIQFTVLHKFKTFASGSSKTENHINLSPYLSYVSGALAGCAATVGSYPFDLLRTILASQGEPKVYQNMRSAAIDILRTRGFRGLYSGLSPTLVEIIPYAGLQFGTYDTFKRWAMAWNHVQYSNTVAEESLSSFQLFLCGLAAGTCAKLVCHPLDVVKKRFQIEGLQRHPRYGARVEHRAYSNMFDALRRILQKEGWAGLYKGIVPSTVKAAPAGAVTFVAYELTSDWLESILT; via the exons atggaggaggaggaggaggaggagacaAGCCAGTGGAAACAAGCCATGATTAATTCCACAGCTGGAGCTATTTCTGGTGGTATATCAAGGACAGTCACATCACCTCTTGATGTTATTAAGATTAGATTCCAA GTTCAACTAGAGCCCACTTCCTCATGGCCGTCACTGCGCAGGGATTTGTCTACACCCTCAAAATATACTGGCATGTTTCAAGCAACTAAAGATATTTTTAGAGAAGAAGGCTTACGG GGTTTTTGGCGGGGTAATGTGCCAGCTTTGCTCATGGTCATGCCATATACGGCTATACAGTTTACTGTTTTACACAAATTCAAGACTTTTGCCTCTGGTTCATCCAAGACAG AGAATCACATTAATCTGAGCCCTTATCTATCCTATGTAAGTGGAGCATTAGCTGGGTGTGCAGCTACTGTAGGGTCATATCCATTTGATCTTCTTCGAACTATATTAGCTTCTCAGGGTGAACCAAAG GTTTATCAAAACATGAGGTCAGCAGCCATTGATATTCTCCGGACCCGTGGGTTTCGAGGCTTGTATTCGGGATTGTCACCAACACTAGTTGAGATTATACCTTATGCAGGCCTACAATTTGGCACTTATGATACATTCAAACGATGGGCCATG GCGTGGAACCATGTTCAATATTCAAACACAGTTGCAGAAGAGAGCCTCTCTAGCTTTCAGCTTTTCTTATGTGGGCTAGCAGCAGGAACATGCGCCAAACTCGTCTGTCATCCACTTGATGTAGTCAAGAAAAGATTTCAG ATTGAAGGTTTGCAAAGGCATCCAAGATATGGAGCTCGGGTTGAACATCGTGCGTATAGTAATATGTTTGACGCCTTGAGACGAATATTACAGAAGGAGGGTTGGGCTGGTCTGTATAAGGGGATAGTTCCATCTACTGTTAAAGCTGCACCAGCTGGTGCTGTAACTTTTGTTGCATATGAATTGACATCAGATTGGCTGGAGTCTATTTTGACTTGA